A single window of Apodemus sylvaticus chromosome 4, mApoSyl1.1, whole genome shotgun sequence DNA harbors:
- the LOC127682492 gene encoding guanylate-binding protein 4-like, with protein sequence MESEVPLCLIENVKGRLRANKKALEVLSAITQPVVVVAIVGLYRTGKSYLMNKLAGKRTGFTLGSTVQSHTKGIWMWCLPHPQKPDHTLVLLDTEGLGDVEKGDIQNDCWIFALAILLSSTFVYNSMGVINQQAMDQLHYVTELSDRIQARSSHDQDDGLEDSADFVSFFPDFMWTLRDVTLRLEADGRSLTADEYLEYSLKLKKGTSEDDKKYNLPRLCIQKFFPKKKCFVFYPPAEWKKLSELESLQDEELDSDFVRQAEDFCSFIFSSSKAKTLPGSIKVNGTRLGILVQTYLDAISNGAVPCLENAVTTLAQLTNSAAVEKAAEHYSKQVAQQVRLPTDTLQELLDVHAACEKEAIAVFMEHSFKDDQLEFQKQLLNLLIERKETFMRQNEAASLSHCQAELDKLSEFLRENILHGVFSVPGGHSLYLEARKKVEQDYERVPRKGVKASEVFQNFLNSQITMEESILNSDKALTESQKALEAEKTKKEAAEKKLELSKQQQKETEEKMEALKKSISEAIGQMEEKILKEKDSLLREQERVLDLKMKALEKLVQEGLEGQCEDLKKDIKLREEQIRAMKENSASGILEGTIGFFRELLLNVLSSQIKRALREM encoded by the exons ATGGAATCAGAAGTCCCTTTGTGCCTCATTGAGAATGTGAAAGGACGACTGAGAGCCAATAAGAAGGCCCTGGAGGTCCTGTCAGCCATTACACAGCCTGTAGTGGTGGTGGCCATTGTGGGCCTCTACCGCACAGGCAAATCCTACCTGATGAACAAGCTGGCTGGGAAGAGAACCG GCTTCACCCTGGGCTCCACTGTGCAGTCTCACACCAAGGGGATCTGGATGTGGTGTTTGCCTCATCCCCAGAAGCCTGACCACACCCTAGTTCTGCTTGACACGGAGGGCCTGGGAGATGTGGAGAAA GGTGACATCCAAAATGACTGCTGGATCTTTGCCCTGGCTATCCTTCTAAGCAGCACCTTTGTCTACAACAGCATGGGAGTCATCAACCAGCAGGCCATGGACCAGCTGCA CTATGTGACTGAGCTCTCAGATAGGATACAAGCAAGATCTTCACACGACCAGGATGATGGGCTGGAAGACTCAGCTGACTTTGTGAGCTTCTTCCCCGACTTTATGTGGACTCTGAGGGATGTGACCCTAAGACTTGAAGCAGATGGACGAAGCCTCACTGCAGATGAGTACCTGGAGTATTCCCTGAAGCTCAAGAAAG GTACCAGTGAAGATGATAAAAAGTACAACCTGCCCCGGCTCTGTATTCAAAAGTTCTTCCCCAAGAAGAAATGCTTTGTCTTCTATCCGCCTGCTGAGTGGAAGAAGCTCTCTGAGCTGGAGAGCCTGCAGGATGAAGAGTTGGATTCTGACTTTGTGAGACAGGCAGAAGATTTCTGTTCCTTCATCTTCAGCTCCTCTAAGGCTAAAACTCTGCCAGGGAGCATCAAGGTCAATGGAACTC GACTGGGAATTCTAGTGCAGACCTACTTGGATGCCATCAGCAATGGGGCTGTTCCTTGTCTGGAGAATGCAGTGACAACCCTGGCCCAGCTTACGAACTCAGCAGCTGTGGAGAAGGCAGCTGAGCACTACAGTAAGCAAGTGGCCCAGCAAGTGAGGCTCCCCACAGACACGCTCCAGGAGCTGCTGGATGTGCATGCAGCCTGTGAGAAGGAAGCCATTGCTGTCTTCATGGAGCACTCCTTCAAGGATGACCAACTGGAGTTCCAGAAGCAACTTCTG AACTTACTTATA gaaaggaaggaaacttTCATGAGACAGAATGAAGCAGCATCGCTCAGTCACTGCCAAGCTGAGCTGGACAAGCTCTCAGAGTTTCTGAGGGAGAACATCTTACATGGAGTTTTCTCTGTTCCTGGGGGCCACAGTCTCTACTTAGAGGCCAGGAAGAAGGTCGAGCAGGACTATGAGCGAGTGCCCAGGAAGGGAGTGAAG GCAAGTGAGGTCTTCCAGAACTTCCTGAATTCACAGATCACCATGGAAGAGTCCATCTTGAATTCAGATAAAGCCCTCACTGAGAGTCAGAAAGCTCTGGAAG CTGAGAAGACCAAGAAGGAGGCAGCTGAGAAGAAACTGGAGCTAAGTAAACAGCAACAaaaggagactgaggaaaagatggAAGCTCTAAAGAAAAGCATCTCAGAAGCCATAGGCCAGATGGAGGAGAAGATACTGAAAGAAAAGGACAGCCTTctgagagagcaggagagggttCTGGACCTCAAGATGAAG GCACTAGAAAAACTAGTTCAAGAAGGACTTGAGGGGCAATGTGAAGACTTGAAAAAAGATATAAAACTAAGAGAAGAACAGATTCGAGCCATGAAAGAGAACTCTGCTTCCGGGATTCTTGAAGGAACTATAGGTTTTTTCCGTGAACTACTACTGAATGTACTCAGCTCCCAGATTAAAAGGGCACTGAGGGAAATGTGA